A part of Bacillus rossius redtenbacheri isolate Brsri chromosome 1, Brsri_v3, whole genome shotgun sequence genomic DNA contains:
- the LOC134538058 gene encoding esterase OVCA2 isoform X2, giving the protein MKTCRILCLHGYRQSGDMFRSKLGSLRKVLKRHVEFVFVTAPHRIPLADVLSSTDGENAERVDQFGWWFSEADGTFRSKQHSDVSLGLEDSLRLVEEACRQHAPIHGVLAFSQGASLAGMLCLLQEQKCLNFKFDFAILVAGFVSQCSLHEKYYSGQVSIPTLHVIGETDSVIPKEMSEALMAHFKDPVVLAHPGGHFVPATGELRSAYVAFIEARLQELAVCLSDTSEAEQL; this is encoded by the exons ATGAAGACTTGCCGG ATTCTTTGCCTCCATGGATACCGCCAGAGTGGCGACATGTTCCGATCCAAGCTGGGGTCCCTCAGGAAGGTTCTGAAGAGACACGTGGAGTTTGTTTTCGTGACAGCCCCGCACAGAATCCCGCTGGCCGATGTTCTGTCGAGCACGGACGGAGAGAATGCTGAAAGAG TTGATCAGTTTGGGTGGTGGTTTAGCGAGGCGGACGGAACGTTCCGATCGAAGCAGCACTCGGACGTGAGTCTCGGGTTGGAAGACAGCCTGAGGCTCGTGGAAGAAGCATGCAGGCAGCACGCGCCGATACATGGCGTGCTGGCGTTCTCGCAAGGAGCGTCCCTGGCGGGGATGCTGTGCCTGCTGCAGGAGCAGAAAT GTTTGAACTTCAAGTTCGACTTTGCCATATTAGTCGCAGGCTTCGTGTCCCAGTGCTCGCTCCACGAGAAGTATTACTCGGGACAGGTGTCCATTCCAACCCTCCACGTCATTGGAGAAACGGACAGTGTTATTCCGAAAG AGATGAGCGAAGCACTAATGGCCCACTTCAAAGACCCAGTGGTTCTTGCGCACCCGGGCGGACACTTTGTCCCGGCTACAGGGGAGTTGCGTAGTGCCTACGTTGCGTTCATCGAAGCGAGGCTGCAGGAGTTGGCTGTCTGCCTCAGCGACACTTCTGAAGCTGAACAGTTGTGA
- the LOC134538058 gene encoding esterase OVCA2 isoform X1 has translation MNIQWTDERNKMGVDTLSAILQILCLHGYRQSGDMFRSKLGSLRKVLKRHVEFVFVTAPHRIPLADVLSSTDGENAERVDQFGWWFSEADGTFRSKQHSDVSLGLEDSLRLVEEACRQHAPIHGVLAFSQGASLAGMLCLLQEQKCLNFKFDFAILVAGFVSQCSLHEKYYSGQVSIPTLHVIGETDSVIPKEMSEALMAHFKDPVVLAHPGGHFVPATGELRSAYVAFIEARLQELAVCLSDTSEAEQL, from the exons ATGAACATTCAATGGACGGATGAAAGGAACAAGATGGGAGTGGATACCCTTTCTGCAATCTTGCAg ATTCTTTGCCTCCATGGATACCGCCAGAGTGGCGACATGTTCCGATCCAAGCTGGGGTCCCTCAGGAAGGTTCTGAAGAGACACGTGGAGTTTGTTTTCGTGACAGCCCCGCACAGAATCCCGCTGGCCGATGTTCTGTCGAGCACGGACGGAGAGAATGCTGAAAGAG TTGATCAGTTTGGGTGGTGGTTTAGCGAGGCGGACGGAACGTTCCGATCGAAGCAGCACTCGGACGTGAGTCTCGGGTTGGAAGACAGCCTGAGGCTCGTGGAAGAAGCATGCAGGCAGCACGCGCCGATACATGGCGTGCTGGCGTTCTCGCAAGGAGCGTCCCTGGCGGGGATGCTGTGCCTGCTGCAGGAGCAGAAAT GTTTGAACTTCAAGTTCGACTTTGCCATATTAGTCGCAGGCTTCGTGTCCCAGTGCTCGCTCCACGAGAAGTATTACTCGGGACAGGTGTCCATTCCAACCCTCCACGTCATTGGAGAAACGGACAGTGTTATTCCGAAAG AGATGAGCGAAGCACTAATGGCCCACTTCAAAGACCCAGTGGTTCTTGCGCACCCGGGCGGACACTTTGTCCCGGCTACAGGGGAGTTGCGTAGTGCCTACGTTGCGTTCATCGAAGCGAGGCTGCAGGAGTTGGCTGTCTGCCTCAGCGACACTTCTGAAGCTGAACAGTTGTGA